The DNA region CTCGGTCGCGGTGGCGCTCGCGCCACATCGACCGACTGGGTCTCTTCCCGCGGCGGGGGGCCGAGCGACTGCTCGGCCACGGCAACGACGACCTGTCGGTCCCGTTCGTCTGGGTCTGCATCGAGCGCTATCTCGAAGCGAACGGTCACGCGGCGTTCGTGCTCAAACGCGACCTGCGAAGCGGTCCGGCGGGGCGACTCCTTCGCCAACTGCGCGTCGGCGACCGGCCGCTCTCGCTGCGTCGTGTCGAGGACTTCGGCGACCTCTCGCCGTTCGGCGACCAGGTGCGCGCGGCCGCGGCCCTGTATCGGTTCACGGCCGACGACGACACCGAGTTTCCGGTGAGTCTCCGAACGTGGCGGGCACGTGACGACGGCCGCGACGGCGACGAGGCCACTTACGCTAACGTCGACGCCGCGCCGGTTTTCGCCACCCTCGACGGGATGCATCGGACGCTCGACGCGGAGACGACGGGACTCGCTCCCGTCGACGCCGACGACTCCGCGGAGTCGTGGGTCCGCGTCGACGCCGAGCGAGCGGCGCTCGGCCCCTGCGCCCACGAGATTCGCCACGGACTCAAAGACGACGCGAAGGCGGTGTTCACCGTCGACGACGAGGTGCTCTCGGCGCTGGAGCCCGACCACGTCTACCCGTACCTCCGGTCGAAGCACGTCGTCAAGTTCGGGCTGTTCGGCTACGACCGCCACCTCGTCCCCCAGCGGCGGACGAACGAGGGGAACGAGGCGGCGCTCGCCCGCGACTGTCCGCGGACGTACGACTACCTCGACGACCACCGCGAGACGCTCGACACGCGGGCGTCGACGTGGTTCGACGGCGGCCCCTTCTACAACCTCTTCGGACTCGGGCCGTACACGTGGGCCGACTACAAGGTCGTCTGGTGTCGACTGGGGTTCAAACCCCACTTCGTCGTCGTCTCGGCGGTCGACGACCCGGAACTCGGGGAGAAAACGGTCGTTCCCGGCGACCACTGCATGTTCGTCGCCACCGACGACCGTCGGGAGGCGCACCTGCTCTGCGGGTTGCTCAACTCCGCGCCCTACCAGCGTTGCCTGCGCGACATCGGTGGGAAGGGGAAGGCGAGCCTCTCGAAGAGCACCGTCTCGAAGCTCTACCTGCCCGAGTGGCACGACGACCCGCTGTTTCGACGTATCGCCGACTGCTCGGAGCGAGCGCACGGCATCGTCCCCGACCACGTCGACGTGAGCAAGCGCGAGTACAACCGGACGACGATTCCCGAACTGGAGGCCGTGATAGGCGACCTCGACCGCGCCGTCGAGCGGTTGCTCGCCGAGCGCGATGAGTAATTCTTAAGTTCGACAGTCGACCTATCTTCAGGTACCGCTCTTAGCTCAGCCTGGCAGAGCAGCCGACTGTAGATCGGCTTGTCCCCCGTTCAAATCGGGGAGAGCGGACTGAACTTCAGCACTAGTGAGCGAAGCGAATCTGTGCTGAATGTGAAGGACTGCTCTCCTGCGAACGAAGTGACCAGTAACACGTCCATCTCGACCCGATTTGAGCAGGGAGGTGAGCAAGCGGAGCGAGCGAACGGGAACGACCGAGTTCAAATCACCGTGACTTCGCTTTCGCTCGTCACGAGCCCTCGTTCGCTTCGTCTGCGGACGGCCCGAAAGTCGTCCGCACGGCCTGCGCGACCTTCGGTCTCGCTTCGCTCACGAGGACGGGGCGAGCGGACATCCACCGCGAGTAGCGGAGTAACCACCCGACAGATAGCCGCCGAGAGTGGCATCCCGACCGTTTCGAGTCGTGCTTCCGACCCGAATCGCCGTCGTTTACCCGATGGACGGACGACTCTCGCCGATGCCAGCGTTCGCCTACGAGATCGACCTCGAAGTCCGCTTCCGCGACCTCGACCCGCTCGGCCACGTCAACCACGCCGTCCACGCCAGTTACTGTGAGCAGGCGCGCATCCGCTACCTCCGCGACGTGCTCGGCTTCACCGGCGACGACGTCCCGATGGTCGTCGCCAACCTCGAACTCGACTACCGGAAGCCCATCACGTTCGACGACGATCTCACGGTGGCCGTCGCGGTGACGACCCTCGGCGAGTCGAGTTTCACGATGGCGTACGAACTACGCGCGGACGACGAGACGGCCGCCACCGCCGAGACGACGCAGGTCGTCATCGACCCCGAGACCCATCGTCCGACGCCGGTGCCGACGGCGTGGCGGGAGCGACTCGTCGACCACGAACCGGCGCTCGACTGAGACGACGTGGGATCTGTGCAATTCGTGAACTTTGCAAAATTTATGGGCATTCTCGAATTTGTCGACTCTGCTCACTTCGTCACCTCTGCTCACTTCGCCACCTCTGTCACCACTCTCAACTCTCTGGAGATGCTCCCCGAAGAACGCCTCCGGGCGAGCTGACGCCACGCATTTATACTGGAAGCGATATTCTCCGGATATGACTCGGAGCGTACTCGAAGACGACTCGGATGATCTCGCCTCCCGCGCCGGCGAGCGAGTCCTCCACATCGGCCGCGACCGGCCCATCCGCATCAGCGCGGGTCACCGTCTCATGCACCACGACGGGAAGTGTAGCCGCCCGCACGGTCACAACTACGAGATTTCGGTCCGCCTCGTCGGCGAGCTCACCGAGGAGGGGTGGGTCGTCGACAAGGGCGAGGTCACGGCGATTATCGACGAATGGGACCACATGTTCCTCCTCGAAGACGGCGACCCGCTGGTCGAGGCGTTCGCCGCCGCCGGCGACGCCGACGCGACGGTCGTTCTCGACGCGCCGCCAACCGCCGAAGTGATGAGCGTCCTCTTGGAGGAGAAGCTCTCCGAGGCGTTGCCCGACACCGTCCGTGACGTCGCCGTCGAGGTGAGCGAGACGAGCGAACTCTGTGGTGGCGGTTTCTGACCATGCCCGTCACCTCGAACGTCGACGACCGCGAACGCGGCGGCGCTGAGCGACTCGCCGCCGACGCCCCCGACGGCGACGCGCTCCCGATAAACGAGTTGTTCGTCTCGCTGCAGGGAGAGGGGAAACTCGCGGGCGTCCCGAGCGTCTTCGTCCGGACCAGCGGCTGTAACCTCCGCTGCTGGTTCTGCGACTCCTATCACACCTCGTGGGAGCCGACCCACGCGTGGATGGGCCTCGACGAGATTCTGGCGGAAATCGAGTCGTTCGACGCCGACCACGTCGTCCTGACGGGCGGCGAACCGCTGATTCACGACGCGTCGGCGACGCTTCTCGAAGAACTCGCCGAGCGAGGCTACCACACCACCGTCGAGACCAACGGAACCATCGTCCCCGACGCACCGGTCGACCTGGCGAGTATCAGCCCGAAACTCGCGAGCAGTACGCCGACGCCCGAACGCGACCCCACGGGTGAGGGCGAGTGGACCGAGCGCCACGAGAAGCGCCGCATCGACCTCGACGCGCTCGCGACGCTCGTCGACCGCTTCGACTTCCAGTTGAAGTTCGTCGTCACCGGTGTCGACGACATGCCCGAAATCGAGACGCTGGTCGCCGACCTCCGCGAGGCGTCGAACATGCCCATCTACGACGACGACGTGCTGTTGATGCCCGAAGGGCAGACCCGCGAACAGTTGGACGCCACGCGCGCCACCGTCGCCGACCTGGCGCTCGAACACGGCTACCGCTACACTCCCCGAATCCACGTCGATCTGTGGAACGACGCGCCCGAAAAATAACCCTCCCTCACTCACCGATGAATCCCGACAACTCCGAAAACGCAGATTCGACCCCGACCGACGACGACACCAGCGAGAAACGCGCCGTCGTGCTCGTCTCCGGCGGGATGGACAGCGCGACGACCGCCTACGAGGCGGAGGGGCGCGGCTACGACCTCTACTTCCTGCACACCTCCTACGGCCAGAAGACCGAGACCAGAGAGTACGACTGCGCGAGGAAACTCGCCGACGAGATGGGCGCGCGCGACTTCCTGCACATCGAGACTGACCACCTGAAGCGCATCGGCGCGTCGAGCCTCACCGACGACGCGATGGCCGTCGCGGACGCGGACACCGAGAGCGACGACATCCCGGACACCTACGTCCCGTTCCGCAACGCGAACCTGCTGTCGATGGCCGTCTCGTACGCCGAAGCCACCGACTGCGAGGCCGTCTTCGTCGGCGCGCACTCCGAGGACTACGCGGGCTACCCCGACTGCCGCCCGGCGTTCTTCGAGGCGTTCGAGGCGATGGTCGACGTGGGGACGAAACCCGAGACGAACGTCTCGGTCGAGGTTCCGTTCGTGAACGACTCGAAGACCGACATCGCCGCCCGCGGCGTCGAACTCGGCGTCCCGTTCGAGCACACCTGGAGCTGCTACCGCGCCGAGGAACCCGCCTGCGGCACCTGCGACTCCTGCGCCTATCGGCTGCAGGCGTTCCAGAACGTCGGCGTCCGCGACCCCATCGAGTACGCCGAACGGCCGCAGTACGCCGACTGATTCGCCGAGTCAGCCGTACTGATTCGCCGAGCCAACCGTATTGATTCGTCGGTCGACTTCCGCGTAGCGACCCCCCGCGACCACCGGTGATTCGCCGCGACCACCCATCGTTTTCACGCCTCCGCACGACCGACGAGCGATGACCGAACGCACCGAGTCGGACGCCGGCACGGGCCGAAAGCGCGAGAACGCGCGCTCGTTCGGACGCGCGGCCTCGGCGTACTTCGACAGCGACGTCCACCGTCGCGGCGACGGCGACGACCTGCAGACCCTCGCCGAGTGGTGCACCGGTGCCGACCGCGCGCTCGACGTGGCGACGGGCGCAGGTCACACCGCGGGAGCGCTCGCCGACGGGGGCGTCCCCGAGGTGGTCGCCGCCGACATCGCGCCGGAGATGGTCGCCACCGCGACGCGCGAGTACCGCGTCTCGGGCGTCGTCGCCGACGCCGAGCGCCTCCCGTTCGCGGACGACGCGTTCGACGCCCTTACGTGTCGTATCGCCGCCCACCACTTCCCCGACCCCGAGGCGTTCGCCTCGGAGGTCGCCAGAGTGCTCGAACCGGGCGGCGTCCTCGCCTTCGAGGACAACGTCGCGCCCGAAGACGACGACCTCGCGGCGTTCCTCGACGGGGTAGAGCGCATCCGCGACCCGACGCACGTCTCGCTGTATTCGGAGTCGCGGTGGCGCGAGCGATTCGAATCGGTCGGCCTGTCCGTCGCCGAGTCGGCGGTGACGAAGATGCGTCTCGAATACGGACCGTGGGTCGAACGCACCGACGTTCCGGCCGCCGACCGTGCGGAACTCGAACGCCGATTTCGAAACGCGCCCGACGCGGCGCGCGACCTGTACGAGATCGAACTCGACGGCGACGACGTTCGCGCGTTCTCGAACCGCAAGGTCCTGCTGCGGGCCGTCGCGTAACGCGGGAGGCCGAGAGTTCTTATCACCGTCTACGACCTCTGTACACGTATGACACACGTGGCTGTCGTCGGCGGGGGACCGGCCGGGCTCAGCGCCGCGTTGTTCGCGGCCAAAAACGGGCTCGAAGTGACCGTGTTCGACACCGACGCGACGCCGATGCACCGCGCGCGGCTGTTCAACTACCTCGGCGTCGGCGAGAGCGACGGCGTCGACGGTACGGCGTTCGTCGAGCGCGCGCGGCGACAGGTCGACCGCTACGGCGTCGACTGGCGACACGAGACCGTGACGGGGCTGCTGAAAGACGGCTCGGAGTTCGTCGTCACGACCGACGCGGGCGAGTGCGCCGCCGACTACGTCGTCCTCGCCTCGGGTCGGGCGCGCGAACTCGCCGCCGAGTTGGGCTGCGACCGCACCGCCGACGGTACCGTCGTCGCCGACAGAGACGGCCGGACGAGCGTCGCCGGCGTCTACGCCGCCGGGTGGGTCGCTCGCGGAGAGAAAGTACAGGCGATCATCTCGGCCGGCGACGGGGCGGCCGCCGCACTCGACATCCTGAGCGAGGTCCGGGGAGCCCCGTTTCACGACTTCGACTACGCTGACGCGGACAGGGACGCGGACGACGGAAAACGCTCCGCCACGTGAGTTCTGACTACCGCATTCGCAACCGGTAAACGTCCGCTGTTCGTCGGGCGTCACGTGCAGTTCGACGCCGAGGCCCGCGTTTCGCCGCTGGCCGGACTCGCCGTCGCGATTCTGGCAGTCAGCACCAGCGCCATCCTCGTCACGTGGAGCGAGGCACCGAGCCTCGTCAAAGCGTTCTACCGCGTGCTGTTCACGCTCGCGCTCGTCGCCCCCGTCGCGCTCGCCCGCAACGGCGGCGATTTCGCCCGAATAAGTCGTCGCGACCTGTTCTTCGCCGGTGTCTCGGGCGCGGCGCTGGCGCTACACTTCGCCTCGTGGTTCGAGAGCCTCGACTGGACCTCAGTCGCCGCGAGCGTGACGCTCGTGCAGGCGCAACCGCTGTTCGTCGCCCTCGGCGCGTGGGCGCTGCTGGACGAACGCGTCACCGGCCGGACCGTCGTCGGCATCGCAATCGCACTCG from Haloprofundus halobius includes:
- a CDS encoding 6-pyruvoyl trahydropterin synthase family protein — translated: MTRSVLEDDSDDLASRAGERVLHIGRDRPIRISAGHRLMHHDGKCSRPHGHNYEISVRLVGELTEEGWVVDKGEVTAIIDEWDHMFLLEDGDPLVEAFAAAGDADATVVLDAPPTAEVMSVLLEEKLSEALPDTVRDVAVEVSETSELCGGGF
- a CDS encoding N-6 DNA methylase, which gives rise to MSASGPSAALLTAAEALCEAYRRTARARLHADDPAVVDAANTWVAFVRHYHGSIFESDTEAAVDDEPDAESEAEVTPEMATESEHGPRRVADALTSGERTLFLDALAVDFVVSGLVGAVETAFDVDCASPPAPACVDVDVDADFGPTFDAVHRRIRTDLRDEDTARLLRVESADADTLDSLDTDTVGALYERIVSRRARLALGEYYTPRGLADLALPDDCADETVLDPACGAGVFLAAAIDRKRAALSGLAPRQALDRITSTVVGVDLNPVAVRCARLAYLLALTPLLSAADSPTVELPVHLGDSLGLHEEPVAEPVRSPPTTDLRADVLVGNPPWLTWERLDDRARSRWRSRHIDRLGLFPRRGAERLLGHGNDDLSVPFVWVCIERYLEANGHAAFVLKRDLRSGPAGRLLRQLRVGDRPLSLRRVEDFGDLSPFGDQVRAAAALYRFTADDDTEFPVSLRTWRARDDGRDGDEATYANVDAAPVFATLDGMHRTLDAETTGLAPVDADDSAESWVRVDAERAALGPCAHEIRHGLKDDAKAVFTVDDEVLSALEPDHVYPYLRSKHVVKFGLFGYDRHLVPQRRTNEGNEAALARDCPRTYDYLDDHRETLDTRASTWFDGGPFYNLFGLGPYTWADYKVVWCRLGFKPHFVVVSAVDDPELGEKTVVPGDHCMFVATDDRREAHLLCGLLNSAPYQRCLRDIGGKGKASLSKSTVSKLYLPEWHDDPLFRRIADCSERAHGIVPDHVDVSKREYNRTTIPELEAVIGDLDRAVERLLAERDE
- a CDS encoding acyl-CoA thioesterase translates to MDGRLSPMPAFAYEIDLEVRFRDLDPLGHVNHAVHASYCEQARIRYLRDVLGFTGDDVPMVVANLELDYRKPITFDDDLTVAVAVTTLGESSFTMAYELRADDETAATAETTQVVIDPETHRPTPVPTAWRERLVDHEPALD
- the queC gene encoding 7-cyano-7-deazaguanine synthase QueC — translated: MNPDNSENADSTPTDDDTSEKRAVVLVSGGMDSATTAYEAEGRGYDLYFLHTSYGQKTETREYDCARKLADEMGARDFLHIETDHLKRIGASSLTDDAMAVADADTESDDIPDTYVPFRNANLLSMAVSYAEATDCEAVFVGAHSEDYAGYPDCRPAFFEAFEAMVDVGTKPETNVSVEVPFVNDSKTDIAARGVELGVPFEHTWSCYRAEEPACGTCDSCAYRLQAFQNVGVRDPIEYAERPQYAD
- a CDS encoding class I SAM-dependent methyltransferase, producing MTERTESDAGTGRKRENARSFGRAASAYFDSDVHRRGDGDDLQTLAEWCTGADRALDVATGAGHTAGALADGGVPEVVAADIAPEMVATATREYRVSGVVADAERLPFADDAFDALTCRIAAHHFPDPEAFASEVARVLEPGGVLAFEDNVAPEDDDLAAFLDGVERIRDPTHVSLYSESRWRERFESVGLSVAESAVTKMRLEYGPWVERTDVPAADRAELERRFRNAPDAARDLYEIELDGDDVRAFSNRKVLLRAVA
- a CDS encoding 7-carboxy-7-deazaguanine synthase QueE produces the protein MPVTSNVDDRERGGAERLAADAPDGDALPINELFVSLQGEGKLAGVPSVFVRTSGCNLRCWFCDSYHTSWEPTHAWMGLDEILAEIESFDADHVVLTGGEPLIHDASATLLEELAERGYHTTVETNGTIVPDAPVDLASISPKLASSTPTPERDPTGEGEWTERHEKRRIDLDALATLVDRFDFQLKFVVTGVDDMPEIETLVADLREASNMPIYDDDVLLMPEGQTREQLDATRATVADLALEHGYRYTPRIHVDLWNDAPEK
- a CDS encoding NAD(P)/FAD-dependent oxidoreductase translates to MTHVAVVGGGPAGLSAALFAAKNGLEVTVFDTDATPMHRARLFNYLGVGESDGVDGTAFVERARRQVDRYGVDWRHETVTGLLKDGSEFVVTTDAGECAADYVVLASGRARELAAELGCDRTADGTVVADRDGRTSVAGVYAAGWVARGEKVQAIISAGDGAAAALDILSEVRGAPFHDFDYADADRDADDGKRSAT